Proteins found in one Methylobacterium sp. CB376 genomic segment:
- a CDS encoding molybdenum cofactor biosynthesis protein MoaE translates to MIPRLSIQSDPFDVAAEIAALSAATDGRAGAVVSFTGLCRDEGGRLAALELEHYPGMAEEEVGRVLDEAARRWPLDGVTVIHRHGRIRPGEGIVLVLTASAHREAAFAAASFLMDYLKTRAPFWKREHLRDGTMGGWVEATAQDEAAAGRW, encoded by the coding sequence ATGATCCCGCGCCTGAGCATCCAGTCCGACCCCTTCGACGTCGCGGCCGAGATCGCCGCCCTGTCCGCCGCGACGGACGGCCGGGCGGGGGCGGTCGTCAGCTTCACGGGCCTGTGCCGGGACGAGGGCGGGCGCCTCGCCGCCCTCGAACTGGAGCATTATCCGGGCATGGCGGAGGAGGAGGTCGGGCGGGTGCTCGACGAGGCCGCCCGGCGCTGGCCGCTCGACGGGGTGACGGTGATCCACCGCCACGGGCGGATCCGGCCGGGGGAGGGCATCGTCCTGGTGCTGACGGCCTCGGCACACCGCGAGGCGGCCTTCGCGGCGGCGAGTTTCCTGATGGACTACCTCAAGACCCGGGCGCCGTTCTGGAAGCGCGAGCACCTGCGCGACGGGACAATGGGGGGCTGGGTCGAGGCCACGGCGCAGGACGAGGCGGCGGCCGGGCGCTGGTAG
- the modA gene encoding molybdate ABC transporter substrate-binding protein → MRLTRRGVILGLAGLGLARGARAEGPPVLVFAAASLKNALDEALQSWSRRTGKAVRASYAASNTLAKQIEAGAPADLFFTADLDWMGYVAARNLIRPGTRVELLGNSLVLVAPRDSTVSVALAPGLDLRAALGSGRLAMGHVEAVPAGKYGKAALTHLGAWEGVKDRVAQAESVRAALLLVSRGEAPLGIVYATDAVADAGVRVVATFPADSHPPIVYPLAQVAASTHPDAPALLADLRGPEARAAFERQGFTLLASPAGRS, encoded by the coding sequence ATGCGGCTCACTCGGCGGGGCGTCATCCTGGGGCTGGCGGGGCTCGGCCTCGCGCGGGGCGCGCGGGCCGAGGGTCCGCCCGTGCTGGTCTTCGCGGCGGCGAGCCTGAAGAACGCCCTCGACGAGGCGCTGCAATCCTGGTCGCGCCGCACCGGCAAGGCCGTCCGCGCCTCCTACGCCGCCTCGAACACGCTCGCCAAGCAGATCGAGGCGGGGGCGCCCGCCGACCTGTTCTTCACGGCGGATCTCGACTGGATGGGTTACGTGGCCGCCCGGAACCTGATCCGGCCGGGGACGCGGGTCGAACTCCTCGGCAACAGCCTCGTCCTCGTCGCCCCCCGGGACTCGACCGTCTCCGTCGCGCTGGCGCCCGGCCTCGACCTGCGGGCCGCGCTCGGCTCAGGGCGGCTGGCGATGGGCCATGTCGAGGCGGTGCCGGCCGGCAAGTACGGCAAGGCGGCGCTCACCCATCTGGGCGCCTGGGAGGGCGTGAAGGACCGGGTGGCCCAGGCCGAGAGCGTGCGCGCCGCGCTCCTCCTCGTCTCGCGGGGCGAGGCGCCGCTCGGGATCGTCTACGCCACCGACGCGGTGGCGGATGCGGGGGTGCGGGTGGTGGCGACCTTCCCGGCCGACAGCCACCCGCCCATCGTCTACCCGCTCGCGCAGGTCGCGGCCTCCACCCACCCGGACGCGCCCGCGCTGCTCGCGGACCTGCGCGGGCCCGAGGCGCGGGCCGCCTTCGAGCGGCAGGGCTTCACGCTGCTGGCCTCGCCGGCCGGCCGCTCCTGA
- a CDS encoding YbaK/EbsC family protein, which translates to MSLDSVRAFLAARAPDLAVIETRASSATVALAADAHGVAPGQIAKTLSLRVGERVLLVVTRGDARLDNRKMKDAFGGRARMLDAEETERVTSHPVGGVCPFGLPAPLPVYCDVSLRAFAEVIPAGGSTHSSVRLPPERMADLVGAAWVDVCQPVEG; encoded by the coding sequence ATGAGCCTCGACTCCGTGCGGGCGTTCCTCGCCGCGCGCGCGCCCGACCTCGCGGTCATCGAGACGCGCGCGAGCTCCGCCACGGTGGCGCTCGCGGCCGACGCGCACGGCGTCGCGCCCGGGCAGATCGCCAAGACCCTGTCGCTGCGGGTGGGCGAGCGCGTCCTGCTGGTCGTGACCCGGGGCGATGCCCGGCTCGACAACCGCAAGATGAAGGACGCCTTCGGCGGGCGGGCGCGCATGCTCGACGCCGAGGAGACCGAGCGGGTGACGAGCCACCCGGTCGGCGGCGTCTGCCCCTTCGGCCTGCCGGCGCCGCTGCCGGTCTATTGCGACGTGTCGCTGCGCGCCTTCGCGGAGGTGATCCCGGCCGGCGGCTCCACCCACAGCTCCGTGCGGCTGCCGCCGGAGCGGATGGCCGACCTCGTCGGCGCCGCCTGGGTGGATGTGTGCCAGCCCGTGGAGGGGTGA
- the ygfZ gene encoding CAF17-like 4Fe-4S cluster assembly/insertion protein YgfZ: MPIALLPDRAVLSVAGDDAPGFLQGLVTCNVETLPPGEARLGALLTPQGKVLIDFLISRAAEGFALDVARALLPDLTRRLTLYRLRAKVAFAEAPLRVLAVWGGPPAGAWLRDGRLPALGWRRHAGEGEGPAPDATAEDYAAHRIGLGVPEGGADFALGDAFPHEALMDQLGGVDFRKGCYVGQEVVSRMQHRGTARTRVVPVAYAGARAAAPGTAVTAGARALGQTGGAAGARGLALLRLDRLADAVAAGEAIEAGGLALRVERPAFASFEVPGAG; this comes from the coding sequence ATGCCGATCGCCCTCCTGCCGGACCGCGCCGTGCTGAGCGTGGCCGGCGACGATGCGCCGGGATTCCTCCAGGGGCTCGTGACCTGCAACGTCGAGACCCTGCCGCCGGGCGAGGCGCGGCTGGGGGCGCTGCTCACCCCCCAGGGCAAGGTCCTGATCGACTTCCTGATCAGCCGCGCGGCGGAGGGTTTCGCCCTCGACGTCGCGCGGGCGCTGCTGCCGGACCTCACCCGGCGCCTGACCCTGTATCGGCTGCGGGCCAAGGTCGCCTTCGCGGAGGCGCCGCTGCGGGTCCTGGCGGTCTGGGGCGGGCCGCCGGCGGGCGCGTGGCTGCGCGACGGGCGCCTGCCCGCCCTCGGCTGGCGGCGCCATGCCGGGGAGGGCGAGGGCCCGGCCCCGGACGCGACCGCGGAGGATTACGCCGCCCACCGGATCGGGCTCGGCGTGCCGGAGGGGGGCGCCGACTTCGCCCTCGGCGACGCTTTCCCGCACGAGGCGCTGATGGACCAGCTCGGCGGCGTCGATTTCCGCAAGGGCTGCTACGTCGGCCAGGAGGTGGTGTCGCGCATGCAGCATCGCGGCACGGCCCGGACCCGGGTCGTCCCGGTGGCCTATGCGGGCGCCCGGGCGGCGGCGCCCGGCACGGCCGTCACGGCGGGGGCGCGGGCCCTCGGCCAGACCGGCGGCGCCGCGGGCGCGCGGGGCCTCGCGCTCCTGCGCCTCGACCGGCTCGCCGACGCCGTCGCGGCCGGCGAGGCGATCGAGGCGGGCGGGCTGGCACTGCGGGTCGAGCGGCCGGCCTTCGCCAGTTTCGAGGTTCCGGGGGCGGGGTAG
- a CDS encoding dihydroorotase, with translation MTQSFDLILRGGTLVNHDGVGPGDLGIRAGRVAAIGDLATAAAGEVRDCTGLHLLPGVIDSQVHFREPGLDHKEDLETGSRAAVMGGVTTVFEMPNTNPQTTGPEALADKLRRAHHRMHCDFAFWVGGTHENAAEVAELERLPGAAGIKVFIGSSTGSLLVEDDAGITEILKRIRRRAAFHAEDEAMLRARKGLRVPGDPSSHPVWRSPEAALTATQRLVRIARETGARIHILHISTAEEMRFLAAHKDVATVEVTPHHLTLDGAEAYPRLGTLVQMNPPVRDAAHRDGIWWGLSQGVADVLGSDHAPHTLEEKAKPYPDSPSGMTGVQTLVPIMLDHVAAGRLSLARFVDLTSAGPQRAFGLARKGRLAVGYDADVTVVDLKRRETIRNAWIASRCGWTPYDGTTVTGWPVGTLVRGATVMWEGSLVTPASGEAARFEEAFPARA, from the coding sequence ATGACCCAGAGCTTCGACCTGATCCTGCGCGGCGGCACGCTCGTCAACCACGACGGCGTCGGGCCGGGCGATCTCGGCATCCGGGCCGGGCGGGTCGCGGCCATCGGCGACCTCGCCACCGCGGCGGCCGGCGAGGTCCGGGACTGCACCGGCCTGCATCTCCTGCCGGGGGTGATCGACAGCCAGGTGCATTTCCGCGAGCCCGGGCTCGACCACAAGGAGGATCTGGAGACCGGCTCGCGCGCCGCCGTGATGGGAGGCGTCACGACGGTGTTCGAGATGCCCAACACCAATCCCCAGACGACCGGCCCGGAGGCGCTCGCCGACAAGCTCCGCCGCGCCCATCACCGCATGCACTGCGACTTCGCCTTCTGGGTCGGGGGCACGCACGAGAACGCCGCCGAGGTGGCGGAGCTGGAGCGGCTGCCGGGAGCGGCGGGGATCAAGGTCTTCATCGGCTCCTCGACGGGCTCGCTCCTGGTCGAGGACGATGCGGGGATCACCGAGATCCTGAAGCGCATCCGCCGCCGCGCCGCCTTCCACGCCGAGGACGAGGCGATGCTGCGCGCCCGCAAGGGCCTGCGCGTGCCGGGCGACCCGTCCTCGCACCCGGTCTGGCGCTCGCCCGAGGCGGCGCTCACGGCGACGCAGCGCCTGGTGCGGATCGCCCGGGAGACCGGCGCGCGGATCCACATCCTGCACATCTCCACCGCCGAGGAGATGCGCTTCCTCGCCGCGCACAAGGACGTGGCGACCGTGGAGGTGACGCCCCACCACCTCACCCTGGACGGCGCGGAGGCCTATCCGCGCCTCGGCACGCTGGTGCAGATGAACCCGCCGGTGCGCGACGCCGCCCATCGCGACGGGATCTGGTGGGGTCTCTCCCAGGGCGTCGCGGACGTGCTCGGCTCCGACCACGCCCCCCACACCCTGGAGGAGAAGGCCAAGCCCTACCCGGATTCCCCCTCCGGCATGACCGGGGTGCAGACGCTGGTGCCGATCATGCTCGACCACGTGGCGGCGGGGCGCCTGAGCCTCGCGCGCTTCGTCGACCTGACGAGCGCGGGGCCGCAGCGCGCCTTCGGGCTCGCCCGCAAGGGCCGCCTCGCGGTCGGCTACGACGCGGACGTCACGGTGGTGGACCTGAAGCGCCGCGAGACGATCCGCAACGCCTGGATCGCCAGCCGCTGCGGCTGGACGCCCTACGACGGCACGACGGTCACGGGCTGGCCGGTCGGCACGCTGGTGCGCGGCGCGACCGTGATGTGGGAGGGCAGCCTGGTGACGCCCGCCTCCGGCGAGGCGGCCCGGTTCGAGGAGGCTTTTCCGGCGCGCGCCTGA
- a CDS encoding gamma carbonic anhydrase family protein: MRPDLLLPYDGTEPAFASPPARCGRRSTVIGRTSLGAGAWLGDAAVIRGDGHDVIAGDGLWLGPRATLHIAQDKYPCILGDRVTVGRNAVVHACTVGDDCVVEDDCVVLDGSVVEDGVVIEAGSTVYPRSTLAAGLLYAGSPAAPLRRLAAGEAAARAARLRAGPAAAVPAAAPGHPAPAVFVALSARLAGPVDLAPGASIFFGCDLDAAAGPIAVGPNANVQDNSVLRPLGAGLVIERDTTLGHNVVAADGRIGPRSLVGIGAVLAPGTVVDEDVLVAAGTVTAAGQVLESGWLWGGRPARRLAPLDAGKREMMRRIVEQYAGYGRRYRKAQIALSPEA; this comes from the coding sequence GTGCGCCCCGACCTGCTGCTTCCCTACGACGGCACCGAGCCGGCCTTCGCCTCCCCGCCGGCCCGCTGCGGGCGGCGCAGCACGGTGATCGGCCGCACCAGCCTCGGCGCCGGGGCGTGGCTCGGCGACGCCGCGGTGATCCGCGGCGACGGCCACGACGTCATCGCGGGCGACGGCCTCTGGCTCGGGCCGCGGGCGACGCTCCACATCGCCCAGGACAAGTACCCCTGCATCCTGGGCGACCGGGTCACGGTCGGGCGCAACGCCGTCGTGCATGCCTGCACGGTCGGGGACGATTGCGTGGTCGAGGACGATTGCGTCGTGCTCGACGGCTCCGTGGTCGAGGACGGGGTGGTGATCGAGGCCGGCAGCACCGTCTATCCCCGCTCGACCCTCGCGGCGGGCCTGCTCTACGCGGGCTCGCCCGCCGCGCCCCTGCGCCGGCTCGCCGCGGGCGAGGCCGCCGCCCGGGCCGCGCGCCTGCGCGCCGGCCCCGCGGCGGCCGTGCCGGCGGCGGCCCCGGGCCATCCCGCGCCCGCCGTGTTCGTCGCCCTGAGCGCGCGCCTCGCCGGGCCGGTCGACCTCGCCCCGGGGGCCAGCATCTTCTTCGGCTGCGACCTCGACGCGGCGGCCGGGCCGATCGCGGTCGGCCCGAACGCGAACGTGCAGGACAACAGCGTCCTGCGCCCCCTCGGGGCCGGGCTGGTGATCGAGCGGGACACCACCCTCGGCCACAACGTGGTGGCGGCGGACGGGCGGATCGGCCCGCGCAGCCTCGTCGGCATCGGGGCCGTCCTCGCCCCCGGCACCGTCGTGGACGAGGACGTGCTGGTCGCGGCCGGAACCGTCACCGCGGCGGGCCAAGTGCTGGAATCCGGCTGGCTCTGGGGCGGGCGCCCGGCGCGCCGCCTCGCGCCGCTCGATGCGGGCAAGCGCGAGATGATGCGCCGCATCGTCGAGCAATATGCCGGCTATGGCCGCCGCTACCGCAAGGCCCAGATCGCACTTTCACCGGAGGCCTGA
- a CDS encoding pyrophosphate--fructose-6-phosphate 1-phosphotransferase, protein MTVPKVAMLTAGGLAPCLSAAVGGLIARYTDLAPEIEIIGYRSGYYGLLKGEVLEVTPAVRDRARTLLRHGGSPLGNSRVKLTNVKDCVKRGLVREGEDPLKAAAERLARDGVTILHTIGGDDTNTTAADLAAYLQRNGYRLTVVGLPKTIDNDVVPIRQSLGAWTAAEQGAVFFENVVNEQSANPRMLLVHEVMGRNCGWLAAATARAYRARLARQTFLPDFNLDPAHKDIDAVYLPETPIDLDAEAERLRARLARKDCATLFVSEGACLDAIVAEIEGRGEVLGRDAFGHVKIDTVNVGQWFADRFGPRLGVEKTLVQKSGHFARSAAPNADDLNLIQGMVDLAVESALAGVSGVIGHDEEHEGRLRAIEFPRIRGGKAFDPATPWFTDLLAAIGQPRG, encoded by the coding sequence ATGACCGTTCCCAAGGTCGCCATGCTCACCGCGGGGGGACTCGCGCCCTGCCTCTCGGCGGCGGTCGGCGGGCTGATCGCCCGCTACACCGACCTCGCCCCCGAGATCGAGATCATCGGCTACCGCAGCGGCTATTACGGCCTCCTCAAGGGTGAGGTGCTGGAGGTCACGCCCGCCGTGCGGGACCGGGCCCGCACGCTGCTGCGCCACGGCGGCTCGCCCCTCGGCAACAGCCGCGTCAAGCTCACCAACGTCAAGGATTGCGTGAAGCGCGGCCTCGTGCGCGAGGGCGAGGACCCGCTCAAGGCGGCGGCCGAGCGGCTCGCCCGCGACGGCGTCACCATCCTGCACACGATCGGCGGCGACGACACCAACACCACCGCGGCCGACCTCGCCGCCTACCTGCAGCGGAACGGCTACCGGCTCACGGTGGTCGGGCTGCCCAAGACCATCGACAACGACGTGGTGCCGATCCGCCAGTCCCTCGGCGCCTGGACGGCCGCCGAGCAGGGCGCGGTCTTCTTCGAGAACGTCGTCAACGAGCAGAGCGCCAACCCGCGCATGCTCCTCGTCCACGAGGTGATGGGCCGCAATTGCGGCTGGCTCGCCGCCGCCACCGCCCGGGCCTATCGGGCGCGCCTCGCGCGCCAGACCTTCCTGCCGGACTTCAACCTCGACCCCGCCCACAAGGACATCGACGCGGTCTACCTGCCCGAGACGCCGATCGACCTCGACGCCGAGGCGGAGCGCCTGCGCGCGCGCCTCGCCCGGAAGGATTGCGCGACGCTCTTCGTCAGCGAGGGCGCCTGCCTCGACGCGATCGTGGCCGAGATCGAGGGGCGCGGCGAGGTCCTCGGCCGCGACGCCTTCGGGCACGTCAAGATCGACACGGTGAATGTCGGCCAGTGGTTCGCCGATCGCTTCGGCCCCCGCCTCGGGGTCGAGAAGACGCTGGTCCAGAAATCCGGCCACTTCGCCCGCTCGGCCGCGCCCAACGCCGACGACCTCAACCTGATCCAGGGCATGGTCGACCTCGCGGTCGAGAGCGCGCTCGCGGGCGTGTCCGGGGTGATCGGCCACGACGAGGAGCACGAGGGGCGCCTGCGGGCGATCGAGTTCCCGCGCATCCGGGGGGGCAAGGCCTTCGACCCGGCCACCCCCTGGTTCACCGACCTCCTCGCCGCGATCGGCCAGCCGCGCGGCTGA
- the fabI gene encoding enoyl-ACP reductase FabI, whose translation MADSNRAEVQDDEQAASPKAGLLAGKRGLVLGVANNRSIAWGIARSARLHGADLAFTYQGEALKKRVEPLAKELDAAVVGHCDVTDPGSIDAVFDAAGRHFGGSLDFVVHCIAFSDKDELTGRYVDTSEANFSKSLLISCYSFTAIAQRAEKLMPQGGSLLTLTYYGAEKWMPHYNVMGVAKAALEASVRYLAADLGPSKIRVNAISAGPIKTLAASGIGDFRYILKWNEYNAPLRRTVTIDEVGETAAYLVSDMSRGMTGEILHVDAGYHVVGMKNPEAPDMSKE comes from the coding sequence ATGGCGGATTCGAACCGGGCTGAGGTCCAGGATGACGAGCAGGCCGCGAGCCCGAAGGCCGGGCTGCTCGCCGGCAAGCGGGGCCTCGTGCTCGGGGTGGCGAACAACCGCTCGATCGCCTGGGGCATCGCGCGCAGCGCCCGGCTGCACGGGGCGGACCTCGCCTTCACGTACCAGGGCGAGGCGCTCAAGAAGCGGGTCGAGCCGCTCGCCAAGGAACTCGACGCGGCGGTGGTCGGCCATTGCGACGTCACCGATCCGGGCTCGATCGACGCGGTCTTCGACGCTGCCGGCCGCCACTTCGGCGGCAGCCTCGACTTCGTCGTGCACTGCATCGCCTTCTCGGACAAGGACGAGCTGACCGGCCGCTACGTCGACACCAGCGAGGCGAACTTCTCCAAGTCGCTCCTGATCTCCTGCTACTCGTTCACGGCGATCGCGCAGCGGGCCGAGAAGCTGATGCCGCAGGGCGGCTCGCTCCTGACCCTGACCTATTACGGCGCCGAGAAGTGGATGCCCCACTACAACGTGATGGGCGTCGCCAAGGCGGCGCTCGAAGCCTCGGTGCGCTACCTCGCGGCCGATCTCGGCCCCTCGAAGATCCGCGTGAACGCGATCTCGGCCGGGCCGATCAAGACGCTGGCCGCCTCCGGGATCGGCGACTTCCGCTACATCCTGAAGTGGAACGAGTACAACGCGCCCCTGCGCCGGACCGTGACGATCGACGAGGTCGGCGAGACCGCCGCCTACCTCGTCTCCGACATGTCCCGCGGCATGACCGGCGAGATCCTGCACGTCGATGCGGGCTACCACGTCGTCGGGATGAAGAATCCCGAGGCCCCGGACATGAGCAAGGAGTGA
- a CDS encoding AI-2E family transporter, with the protein MTEAGVRPRLLAGIGVVLFAAGLGLTWQAADTLLLIFAGILFGVFLDGLARLLGQVLPLGHGARLALVSVLLAGLVLGLAGFGGATVAAQADTLGQTLKQQTETVRGWLRTRGIDTRDLDLAGGEGAAKEGAARGALPNPSALLSEAGRMLGQASMIAVRVFGAIGNLFVVVALGLFLAAQPAAYREGLLRFVPRRHRSRAAEILDATGETLRHWLFGQLAIMAAIFVCVWLGLSLLGLDGALILGLQAGLLCFIPTVGALVAGLVIVLAGLAQGLKGALGGLAIYLLVQALESYVLTPFIQKRALDIPPATIFAGQILLGVLLGLWGIALALPLMAVAKVLLDRLYRPEIEA; encoded by the coding sequence ATGACGGAGGCGGGGGTGCGGCCGCGGCTGCTCGCGGGGATCGGGGTCGTGCTGTTCGCGGCCGGGCTCGGGCTGACGTGGCAGGCGGCGGACACGCTGCTGCTGATCTTCGCCGGCATCCTGTTCGGCGTCTTCCTGGACGGGCTGGCGCGCCTCCTCGGCCAGGTCCTGCCGCTCGGCCACGGCGCGCGCCTCGCGCTCGTGAGCGTGCTCCTCGCCGGCCTCGTCCTCGGCCTCGCCGGGTTCGGGGGCGCGACGGTGGCGGCCCAGGCGGACACGCTCGGCCAGACCCTGAAGCAGCAGACCGAGACGGTCCGCGGCTGGCTCAGGACGCGCGGCATCGATACGCGCGACCTCGACCTCGCGGGCGGGGAGGGGGCCGCGAAGGAGGGTGCCGCCCGCGGCGCCCTGCCGAATCCGAGCGCCCTCCTGTCGGAGGCGGGCCGGATGCTGGGGCAGGCCTCGATGATCGCCGTGCGGGTCTTCGGAGCGATCGGCAACCTGTTCGTGGTGGTGGCCCTCGGGCTGTTCCTGGCGGCCCAGCCGGCCGCCTACCGGGAAGGGCTGCTGCGCTTCGTCCCCCGCCGCCACCGCTCCCGCGCCGCCGAGATTTTGGACGCGACCGGGGAGACGCTGCGGCACTGGCTCTTCGGCCAGCTCGCGATCATGGCGGCGATCTTCGTCTGCGTCTGGCTCGGCCTGTCCCTGCTCGGCCTCGACGGGGCGCTGATCCTCGGCCTCCAGGCGGGGCTGCTCTGCTTCATCCCGACGGTCGGCGCGCTCGTGGCCGGGCTGGTGATCGTGCTGGCCGGGCTCGCCCAGGGCCTGAAGGGGGCGCTCGGCGGCCTCGCCATCTACCTGCTGGTCCAGGCGCTGGAGAGCTACGTGCTCACGCCCTTCATCCAGAAGCGCGCCCTCGACATCCCGCCCGCGACGATCTTCGCCGGGCAGATCCTGCTCGGCGTGCTGCTCGGGCTGTGGGGCATCGCCCTCGCCCTGCCGCTGATGGCGGTGGCCAAGGTGCTGCTCGACCGGCTCTACCGGCCCGAGATCGAGGCGTGA
- the glcF gene encoding glycolate oxidase subunit GlcF — MQTNFTPAQLADPAMAASEKILRTCVHCGFCTATCPTYLLLGDELDSPRGRIYLIKDMLEGGKPAPPEVVKHVDRCLSCLSCMTTCPSGVHYMHLVDHARSYIERTYARPAADRWLRALLAALLPYPHRFRLALLAATLGKPFRRLVAGLPRAGSRLSAMLDLAPAALPGRGAGDRPGLFPPAGPRRGRVALLRGCAQSVLRPDFNEAAIRLLNRHGIEVVQAKGEGCCGALTHHMGREDSSHALARRTIDAWIAEMDGPGLDAIVITTSGCGTTIKDYGFMFRDDPAYAEKARRVSALAKDVTEYVAAIGLREPSVETDLVVAYHSACSMQHGQGIRTEPKALLKRAGFTVKDVPEGHICCGSAGTYNLLQPELAGALRARKVANIERVAPDLIATGNIGCATQIGKGTAIPIVHTVELLDWATGGPRPAALDGLPDRAPLPAAAE; from the coding sequence GTGCAGACGAACTTCACCCCCGCGCAGCTCGCCGATCCGGCCATGGCGGCCTCGGAGAAAATCCTGCGCACCTGCGTGCATTGCGGATTCTGCACCGCCACCTGCCCGACCTACCTGCTCCTCGGCGACGAGCTCGACTCGCCGCGCGGGCGGATCTACCTGATCAAGGACATGCTGGAGGGCGGCAAGCCGGCGCCGCCCGAAGTGGTCAAGCACGTCGACCGCTGCCTCTCCTGCCTGTCCTGCATGACCACCTGCCCGTCCGGCGTGCATTACATGCACCTCGTCGACCACGCCCGGTCCTACATCGAGCGGACCTACGCCCGCCCGGCGGCCGACCGCTGGCTGCGCGCCCTGCTGGCCGCTTTGCTGCCCTATCCGCACCGCTTCCGCCTCGCCCTTCTCGCCGCCACCCTGGGCAAGCCCTTCCGGCGCCTGGTCGCCGGGCTGCCGCGGGCGGGCAGCCGGCTCTCCGCCATGCTCGACCTCGCGCCCGCCGCGCTGCCGGGCCGGGGCGCGGGCGACCGGCCGGGCCTGTTCCCGCCGGCGGGGCCGCGCCGGGGCCGGGTCGCGCTCCTGCGCGGCTGCGCCCAGTCGGTGCTGCGGCCGGACTTCAACGAGGCGGCGATCCGCCTCCTCAACCGCCACGGGATCGAGGTGGTGCAGGCGAAGGGCGAGGGCTGCTGCGGGGCGCTCACCCACCACATGGGCCGGGAGGATTCCTCCCACGCGCTCGCCCGGCGCACGATCGACGCCTGGATCGCCGAGATGGACGGGCCGGGCCTCGACGCGATCGTCATCACCACCTCGGGCTGCGGCACGACGATCAAGGATTACGGCTTCATGTTCCGGGACGACCCGGCCTATGCCGAGAAGGCGCGGCGCGTCTCCGCCCTGGCCAAGGACGTCACCGAGTACGTCGCCGCGATCGGGCTGCGGGAGCCGTCGGTCGAGACCGACCTCGTCGTGGCCTACCACTCGGCCTGCTCGATGCAGCACGGCCAGGGCATCCGCACCGAGCCGAAGGCCCTGCTCAAGCGGGCGGGCTTCACCGTGAAGGACGTGCCGGAGGGCCACATCTGCTGCGGTTCGGCCGGCACCTACAACCTCCTGCAGCCCGAACTCGCCGGCGCCCTGCGCGCCCGCAAGGTCGCCAACATCGAGCGGGTGGCGCCGGACCTGATCGCGACCGGCAATATCGGCTGCGCCACCCAGATCGGGAAGGGCACCGCCATCCCGATCGTCCACACGGTGGAACTGCTCGACTGGGCGACCGGCGGCCCGCGCCCGGCCGCCCTCGACGGGCTGCCCGACCGGGCGCCCCTCCCCGCGGCGGCGGAGTAG
- a CDS encoding 50S ribosomal protein L11 methyltransferase: MLEGLPPHRPTHVLRLDTSERGARAMTDLLGEVFDPTETAVAAFEAEDGVTWRLEAYFSEEPDEEAVRELIRPLVGDAADRAVFAAIDQQDWVRASLEGLKPVRAGRVLVHGAHDRARVHPNDAAIEIEAALAFGTGHHGTTLGCLLALVDRLRHGRPRRILDVGTGTGILALAAARLLRARVVAGDLDPEAVATARSNAALNGLTPFLTLYEGPGVRDARANRPRRFDLVFANILARPLTRLAPSLTRVVAPGGTLVLSGLIARDVPGVLAAYAAQGFRLRRRRMIEGWATLELRRGGAAPRPRAGRR; this comes from the coding sequence ATGCTCGAAGGCCTCCCGCCCCACCGCCCGACCCACGTGCTGCGCCTCGACACCAGCGAGCGCGGCGCGCGCGCCATGACCGACCTCCTCGGGGAGGTCTTCGACCCGACCGAGACCGCGGTCGCGGCCTTCGAGGCGGAGGACGGCGTCACGTGGCGCCTCGAAGCCTATTTCTCGGAGGAGCCGGACGAGGAGGCGGTGCGCGAGCTGATCCGGCCGCTGGTCGGGGACGCGGCCGACCGGGCGGTCTTCGCGGCGATCGACCAGCAGGATTGGGTGCGGGCCTCCCTGGAGGGGCTCAAGCCCGTGCGGGCCGGCCGGGTGCTGGTGCACGGCGCGCACGACCGCGCGCGGGTGCACCCGAACGACGCGGCGATCGAGATCGAGGCGGCGCTCGCCTTCGGCACCGGCCATCACGGCACGACGTTGGGCTGCCTGCTCGCCCTGGTCGACCGGCTCCGGCACGGCCGGCCGCGCCGCATCCTCGATGTGGGCACCGGGACGGGCATCCTCGCCCTCGCGGCGGCGCGCCTGCTGCGCGCCCGCGTGGTGGCGGGCGACCTCGACCCGGAGGCGGTCGCGACGGCCCGCAGCAACGCGGCCCTGAACGGGCTCACGCCCTTCCTCACCCTCTACGAGGGGCCGGGCGTGCGCGACGCGAGGGCGAACCGGCCGCGCCGCTTCGACCTTGTCTTCGCCAACATCCTGGCGCGGCCGCTCACCCGCCTCGCCCCCTCCCTGACCCGGGTGGTGGCGCCCGGGGGCACCCTGGTCCTCTCGGGCCTGATCGCGCGCGACGTTCCGGGCGTGCTCGCGGCCTACGCGGCCCAGGGCTTCCGGCTGCGCCGCCGGCGGATGATCGAGGGCTGGGCCACCCTGGAATTGCGGCGCGGCGGCGCCGCGCCCCGGCCCCGCGCGGGCCGGCGCTGA